The Sesamum indicum cultivar Zhongzhi No. 13 linkage group LG9, S_indicum_v1.0, whole genome shotgun sequence genome segment TTATTAGTGCCCAATTTTCCCATCTTCCAGAGCatacttcaaaattttccaaaacaaACTTATCCAAGACCACTgggaaaaacaaaagcaaacaGACTATCatcatgaaaatataaatcGAAAGATTATCGTTATAGCTACCCGACATGATTACCAGAATAAACACACAAATAAGATGTGTAATGCAGCAGCATAtcttaaataagaataaagaCGATTTTTCCAAGAAACCTGGTTAATAATCAGATATTGGATTAAGCAATTCTAAGATCTACCATCTAACGCCAGAAGTCAGGCTGTGAGATTCTCACCCTCGGCCCCATGACTTCTTGGCATAAATTCAGAAACGCCGGGACAACAGCTATCAATGTTGAGAAGATGGGAAAGCCACAACTCGAGCTAAGACGATAATCGATAAAATCTGTGCATAAATTTCATTCTGCTACTAATTAGGATCTCAACTTAATCAGTATGCCAGCACTTAGTGTTGTCCAGTCAAAGTACCTCATTCAAGACAACACAAATTCATTAGGAGGGCGAAGGCAAACAGGAACTTCATGCTCCTCTGGTCCCGCGCGATGTTTGGGCACTTTGATCTCAAGAACTGTTCCACTCTTGTCAAAGTATGCTTCAAGCTTCGCATCATCAGGGATCCGAGTGGGCAGTGGGATTTCTCTTCTGAACTCCCCCGGAGGGCAGTGCTCTGGAGCTGGATCACTGAGCTTGAATGTCCGGTCGCTTCTCTGAATAAACGGCATGCATGCCGTACTGACAGATGAGATTTTCACCACACCATGTGTGAGATGGTTCCACCAATGGACTTTCACCTTTTCAGGATCAGCAAAAGGTAAAGTAACGAGTATCAAGTATCCTTCTTCATCCTCATAAATTGTTTTAGCTGCCGTAACAGGGCCATAGACATTTCTCATGACCCCAGTAAACTCACTCAACCAAGGAGGTTCAACAGGATGGAATTCTGCATCTTGATGTCGATCTCCATTAAGATTATTAGGCAAACAGCACTCTTCATCATTTCCATGCGAGAACAGATCCTTCCTCTTCTTGGTACCAACAGATGGGAGATCCATCCCGTTGCCATTTACATGGTTTGATGGCTGAGTTGATAAATTCAAACCTGACCCATTAAGCAGTTTCTTTGCAGGGGGGTGGGAATTGTGATTCTTCAATGGAGGAAGTGGTCTTTCAAGCTCAAAATCTGTGTTTGGTAGGTTCCTCCATGAACTAAATTCTTTTGCCTCAGGCGGGATGCAGAAGTTCAGATCTCTACCGGTGAGTTCCACCCACTTCTTCTGTTCT includes the following:
- the LOC105170398 gene encoding uncharacterized protein LOC105170398, whose product is MGEDLLTSLSIENYHPSTFLSMDSITCHEEPDRDMNRQVILSGPPDINLPLSVERSPPPQPWNHDSFDMLEVGLGHQVNDSDKLLDLPKNGRKCAKRLDSVWGAWFFFSFYFKPVLKDKSKCNVVWDSNGVSGFDKSDLQLDVFLVQHDMENIYMWVFKERPENALGKMQLRSYMNGHSRQGQRPFPFSADKGFVRSHKMQRKHYRGLSNPQCLHGIELVPSPNFMGLDEEEQKKWVELTGRDLNFCIPPEAKEFSSWRNLPNTDFELERPLPPLKNHNSHPPAKKLLNGSGLNLSTQPSNHVNGNGMDLPSVGTKKRKDLFSHGNDEECCLPNNLNGDRHQDAEFHPVEPPWLSEFTGVMRNVYGPVTAAKTIYEDEEGYLILVTLPFADPEKVKVHWWNHLTHGVVKISSVSTACMPFIQRSDRTFKLSDPAPEHCPPGEFRREIPLPTRIPDDAKLEAYFDKSGTVLEIKVPKHRAGPEEHEVPVCLRPPNEFVLS